In the genome of Yarrowia lipolytica chromosome 1B, complete sequence, the window AAAGGGGGTTCCTGACTATGAGTCGGTGGTTTCCTCGGACAAGAGCATTTTGAAGGCCATTGAGACAGTCTATGCTTCTGCAGATGTGTCTTTCAGTGCTCCTTCGTATCCGTCCTGTGTTCCTCCTTTTGACAAGCAGCTCGAGGCAGTGTTGCAAAACCCGCCTCCCATTGTCTCCTTTACTTTTGGAATCATCTCTGCGGATCAGGTGGAGCAGTTGCATGCCAAAAACATTATTGTTATTGGCACAGCTACAAACAGAGAAGAGGCTGTTTCCTGGAAGCAGGCTGGGGCTGATGCCGTTGTTCTGCAGGGCCGAGAGGCTGGTGGTCATCGAGGAACGTGGATTGGGCCTGAAAAAGATAGTTTGttcaagctggacgagttgattgaggccaccaaggacgtggaCATTCCTATTATtcctgctggaggagttgcTACTATTCAGAGAGCCAAAGTTCTTCAACAGAACCCCCGAGTGCTTGCGGTCACTGTAGGAACCGCCCTGCTCATGTCCCACGAGTCTCCTCTCTGTGCGGCTCACAAGAAGCATTTTGTTGAGCTGTCTCAGCCGTCTCAGGTCGCCAACACTTTCGCCTTCTCTGGCAAGATGGCCAAGGGTGCCAGAAACGGCGTGtttgacgagctggagaacaAGTACTATCCTTATCCGATTCAGCATTACTTGACAAGTGGTCTACGAGCTGAGGCtgccaagcagcagaagacaGACTATTTGGCAATGTGGTGCGGAGATGGAGTGGTTGAGAGAAGTGAGTTGAAatctctggaggagttggcCAAGGAGTTTGAAGTAGAGAAGTAGTTGAACAGATATATGTTAGTTCGAACCCACGGTGTCTTCTGTACAATGGAAGTCAgcttgtacatacttaGTGTATAGTGCCATCATGAATGAATGCCACTGGGTGAATGGCTAGCTTTAGCTCAAAAGAATGATACAGTACCATGACATATAGAGCAATAGATAGGTCTTAGACCGCGATTTTTACATCGTTTTACGTCGGCAACGAGCTGTTAACTTCAACTAGTGTTTCTTTCCCTGTATATGGACATTAATGCTATGAGTGTCAAAAAGCTACCATTCCAACCGAGACTTGGCTGCACGTCGTAAAACACCTCATTTGACCCATTCAAGCCAGTCTGCACTTCCTATTTCAGCCCTCAGGAGCTGTTTCACGGACTTACCGAGGGTGGTATGGTTTGAACCTCTTCGAGTATAGTTTGAGGCACAGAATGGTAACCGCTACCTCGACTTTTTGTACTTGGCAAAGGTATTTCTGTCTCAAGATTGCTCGCGTCTCACATGCCTTCCCCGGAATGAAATGCCATCCAATGTCTTCTGTACGCCAGGGGTGCGAGAGTATACGAGTGATTTACGAGTGTCTGAGATGGTACGTGAGAGACGCCGAGTAGTTATCTCGCAATGTGGAGTTATCAACGGACTCTGGTGACAGTTAGCACCTCTCTGAACATGTTTGCAACTTTTTCACTTCATAAAAGCCTAGATTGCTACCCTCACACTCCAACCCCAGAATGTCTAAATAGACCTAGGTACGGACTATCAATAGGTCGGCTAGCATCATCTATAGCCCGGCTATTAAGAGCAAAGATGTGATGCGCTTGATAAGCAGTCGGCGGTAAAGACTTGTCCACCACAAGTCCAAAGAACGACCTTGCGCAGACCCACAGACCCACAGACCCCACTTTACGGAATGCACCTTGAGCGTGTCTGAGACATGTCTTGCTACTTGAGCGACATGTAAGCGCTTTGGAAGCGGCAACATCTAAAGTCTGTGTTAATCCGATACATGTGATTCCCGGTCGCGTCTCGGACACCACATATGtgagctacaagtactcgtacaagttcAAATGTCTCATTTCCCCACACCTTCCTGCTCTACGTTGATGAAAATGTCTCAGAGGGCTGGAAGGTCGCACCGGCTGCAGACTTGTCCACCTCCAATCTATC includes:
- a CDS encoding uncharacterized protein (Compare to YALI0B09999g, weakly similar to uniprot|Q8ES18 Oceanobacillus iheyensis 2-nitropropane dioxygenase); its protein translation is MNRLQILKGKIFQAPMAGATNPAFVAKSSNLGFVGNLGCGYMMPSKISEGIEEIKKETSKPFGINLFVTKGVPDYESVVSSDKSILKAIETVYASADVSFSAPSYPSCVPPFDKQLEAVLQNPPPIVSFTFGIISADQVEQLHAKNIIVIGTATNREEAVSWKQAGADAVVLQGREAGGHRGTWIGPEKDSLFKLDELIEATKDVDIPIIPAGGVATIQRAKVLQQNPRVLAVTVGTALLMSHESPLCAAHKKHFVELSQPSQVANTFAFSGKMAKGARNGVFDELENKYYPYPIQHYLTSGLRAEAAKQQKTDYLAMWCGDGVVERSELKSLEELAKEFEVEK